From a region of the Roseivirga sp. 4D4 genome:
- a CDS encoding alkaline phosphatase family protein, with translation MNRFLVLALISTLFASACQSPSKERKVVFILLDGIPADVLESTNTPYLDEIAGQTGYTRVYVGGEKGGVSESPTISAVGYNSLLTGTWANKHNVWGNSIKEPNYDYWSIFRVAKEHDSDLQTAIFSTWLDNRTKLIGEGLPETGNLKMDYAFDGFELDTVRFPHDEERQFIRDIDEMVANKAAAYIASDAPDLSWVYLEYPDDMGHRYGDSPQMTQAVELADAQVGRIWKAIQQREAQHDEDWLIIITTDHGRTASNGKGHGGQSDRERTTWIVTNYPAPLPSFYQNPGIVDIMPSIVNYMGLKMPKEIEVGIDGKAFVGRRE, from the coding sequence ATGAATAGGTTTTTAGTGCTAGCATTGATTAGTACACTTTTTGCATCCGCCTGCCAAAGCCCATCCAAGGAAAGAAAAGTAGTCTTTATATTACTAGATGGTATCCCAGCGGATGTACTCGAATCCACCAACACACCTTATCTCGATGAGATTGCAGGCCAAACAGGCTATACGCGCGTTTATGTAGGCGGAGAGAAGGGTGGTGTCTCCGAATCGCCCACGATCTCCGCTGTAGGCTATAATAGCCTGCTGACAGGCACCTGGGCCAACAAGCACAATGTCTGGGGCAATAGCATAAAAGAACCGAACTACGACTACTGGAGCATTTTCAGGGTAGCCAAGGAACATGACTCAGACTTGCAAACCGCCATCTTCTCTACGTGGTTGGATAACCGGACCAAGCTGATCGGAGAGGGGCTTCCCGAAACAGGGAATCTCAAAATGGATTATGCCTTCGATGGCTTTGAATTGGATACCGTGCGCTTTCCGCATGATGAGGAGCGCCAATTTATCAGGGATATCGATGAAATGGTAGCCAATAAAGCGGCAGCGTATATTGCCAGCGATGCACCAGACCTTTCTTGGGTGTATTTAGAATACCCAGACGATATGGGCCATCGTTATGGGGACAGTCCACAGATGACCCAGGCAGTCGAGTTAGCCGATGCACAGGTAGGCCGCATTTGGAAGGCCATTCAACAACGGGAAGCTCAACATGATGAAGACTGGCTAATCATCATCACTACCGACCATGGTAGAACTGCTTCGAATGGCAAAGGACATGGTGGTCAGTCCGACCGAGAACGCACCACATGGATAGTCACCAATTACCCAGCACCATTACCATCCTTCTATCAAAACCCAGGCATTGTGGATATTATGCCCTCAATTGTGAATTATATGGGTTTGAAGATGCCTAAAGAAATAGAGGTAGGGATTGATGGGAAGGCTTTTGTTGGGAGGCGAGAGTGA
- a CDS encoding S9 family peptidase yields the protein MKPFKQLSLFSLLLFLSLSVNAQVSNKMEMLDIFNLEFVSDPQISPDGQKVIYVRNFKDIMTDRGLSNLWIANFDGTQNRPLTTGEQNDRSPRWSHDGSRIVYTSNKSGKSEIYLRWMDSGDEMVLVNSEKSPSSITWSPDDKHLAFNMFVPKVKPSPIKMPAKPKGATWNAPPKYVDDLGWRRDGVGEVTPGNQQLFTVPVSGGTPRQLTDGPFNHGNAVWAKDGKHLYFSANMRDDREFEGTDSDIYSLSLSDGTLTKLTDRYGPDRSPTISPDGKKMAYLGFDDKYNGYQISRLYVANVDGSNSQLISGKLDRDVNNIKWSADGKGLYFQYIDKAHTKIAYMTLKGKVTDITEGLGGVSLGRPYTSGAYSIADNGNYAYTWAETHEPSDLGVGNGGKNRRVTKVNEDLFDYKQLGKVEEIWYKSSVDGLDINGWIVTPPDFDPGKKYPLILEIHGGPFSSYGPVFSGEIQLMAAAGYVVLYTNPRGSTSYGFDFGNEIDKNYPSKDYDDLMSGVDEVISRGYIDESQLFVTGGSGGGVLTSWIVGKTDRFKAAVVAKPVINWYSWALYSDMSAFATRYWFDKKPWEDPEKYMKHSPISLIGNVTTPTMLLTGEADLRTPIHESEQYYTALKLQGVETAMVRIPGAYHGIAARPSNLIAKVSSILGWFDKYRTESVSVDIRR from the coding sequence ATGAAGCCATTCAAGCAACTCTCGCTATTTAGCTTACTCCTCTTTTTATCGCTTTCTGTCAATGCTCAGGTATCCAACAAGATGGAAATGCTCGACATTTTCAATTTGGAGTTTGTCTCAGACCCCCAGATTTCACCCGATGGACAAAAGGTTATTTATGTACGAAACTTCAAAGACATTATGACCGACAGAGGCCTATCAAACCTCTGGATTGCCAACTTTGATGGAACACAAAACAGACCCTTAACGACAGGTGAGCAAAACGATCGTTCCCCACGATGGTCGCATGATGGCAGCCGCATTGTCTATACTTCCAACAAGTCAGGCAAGTCAGAAATCTACCTGCGTTGGATGGATTCTGGGGATGAAATGGTGCTTGTCAATTCAGAGAAATCACCTTCAAGTATTACTTGGTCTCCTGATGATAAACATCTGGCTTTTAATATGTTTGTTCCGAAAGTAAAGCCTTCTCCCATTAAGATGCCAGCCAAGCCGAAAGGCGCTACCTGGAATGCACCACCAAAGTATGTTGATGACCTGGGCTGGAGACGCGATGGTGTTGGCGAGGTAACTCCTGGCAACCAGCAGTTATTCACTGTTCCGGTATCGGGAGGCACCCCAAGACAGCTAACAGACGGTCCTTTCAATCATGGCAATGCGGTTTGGGCTAAGGATGGCAAACATCTTTACTTCAGTGCCAACATGCGGGATGACAGAGAGTTTGAGGGCACAGACTCGGATATCTACAGCCTATCGCTTAGTGATGGCACATTGACCAAGCTAACAGACCGCTATGGCCCCGACAGAAGTCCGACTATCTCCCCTGACGGAAAGAAAATGGCTTACCTCGGTTTTGATGATAAGTACAATGGCTATCAGATTAGTCGTCTCTATGTAGCCAATGTGGATGGCTCCAATAGTCAACTGATCTCAGGTAAGCTGGATCGCGATGTGAACAATATCAAATGGTCTGCCGATGGCAAAGGACTTTACTTCCAATACATTGATAAAGCCCATACTAAAATTGCCTATATGACCCTAAAAGGGAAAGTCACGGATATTACCGAGGGCTTGGGTGGTGTATCCTTAGGAAGGCCTTATACCTCAGGTGCCTATTCTATTGCCGACAACGGCAATTATGCCTATACCTGGGCAGAAACACATGAACCTTCAGATCTGGGTGTTGGTAATGGTGGAAAGAACCGCAGGGTCACTAAGGTGAACGAAGACCTGTTTGACTATAAGCAACTGGGCAAAGTAGAAGAGATTTGGTACAAGTCGTCTGTAGATGGACTTGATATCAACGGATGGATCGTAACGCCCCCAGATTTTGACCCTGGCAAGAAATATCCTTTGATTCTGGAAATTCATGGCGGACCATTTTCGAGCTATGGGCCGGTCTTTTCCGGAGAAATCCAACTCATGGCGGCTGCAGGCTATGTGGTGCTTTACACTAACCCGAGAGGTAGTACCAGTTACGGCTTTGATTTCGGCAATGAGATTGACAAAAACTACCCTAGTAAGGATTATGATGATTTAATGTCTGGCGTAGACGAAGTGATCAGCCGTGGTTACATCGATGAAAGCCAGTTATTCGTCACTGGTGGATCTGGTGGTGGTGTATTGACTTCCTGGATTGTCGGTAAAACAGATCGCTTTAAAGCAGCTGTAGTAGCTAAGCCTGTGATCAACTGGTATAGCTGGGCATTGTATTCTGATATGTCGGCCTTTGCTACCCGCTACTGGTTTGACAAGAAGCCTTGGGAAGATCCTGAAAAGTATATGAAGCACTCTCCTATCTCATTGATCGGTAATGTGACCACACCCACCATGCTATTGACGGGAGAAGCAGATTTAAGAACACCGATCCACGAATCCGAGCAGTATTACACCGCGCTGAAGCTACAAGGTGTGGAAACTGCTATGGTGAGGATTCCAGGGGCATATCACGGCATTGCGGCACGACCAAGTAACCTGATTGCCAAGGTATCGTCCATACTGGGCTGGTTTGATAAGTATAGAACCGAATCAGTGTCGGTGGATATCAGGCGATAA
- a CDS encoding IPT/TIG domain-containing protein produces the protein MRSIRPFLTLIFCFPLLVFSACGDKESGANLMEISSLEPPALYCGDLLTISGNNFSNRVSEMKVLLQGKNLRITNLSTSSIEVEIPNGVTSGPVTVQKNNEEVLSSQDLTILVADPPVITAISKDEGFLGEEIEITGENFGDDPIDVSVNFFGVIGEVTAANSTSIRVKVPLKFNSVGKLTVRVKGQSVTSESDFKINTSRGSWGLPGWDTRYHDDNPVESEHFMVYSDQASQEMRRTISEEAETALEDIKSIIDYQEGDFDFQPEWASLWGANKIHIMADYNQASFSGLAYRDGCIIRSRDSPRYDGDLDRWWKVFQHEITHVTEFLMIGEYTNRQANTVWMREGFANYGARNHRIQTLQQLDDWQRLMANVPGGGNPIQIKVWGDFPQEIIDSFRTVEYYGFFELVVRYLLEDGELDNDIHDMKNYYDDLGAGMPQPEAFLKHFGVDMDDLEANFWTIMRDFVQN, from the coding sequence ATGAGATCAATTCGGCCGTTTCTAACCCTAATATTTTGTTTCCCATTATTAGTCTTTTCCGCCTGTGGCGATAAAGAGTCTGGGGCTAATTTAATGGAGATATCCTCCTTGGAACCACCCGCATTGTATTGTGGGGACCTACTTACCATCAGCGGCAATAACTTCAGTAATCGTGTCAGTGAGATGAAGGTGTTATTGCAGGGCAAGAATTTGAGGATTACCAATCTTTCAACGAGTAGCATAGAGGTAGAAATACCCAATGGAGTGACTTCTGGCCCTGTTACTGTTCAGAAAAATAATGAGGAAGTACTCAGTAGTCAGGATTTGACCATTTTGGTAGCTGATCCACCAGTGATCACCGCCATTTCAAAGGACGAGGGCTTCTTAGGCGAAGAAATAGAGATTACAGGAGAGAATTTCGGAGATGACCCGATCGATGTATCGGTTAACTTCTTTGGTGTTATAGGAGAGGTGACAGCCGCCAATAGTACCTCCATCAGAGTGAAAGTACCACTTAAATTCAATAGCGTAGGGAAGTTGACGGTAAGGGTCAAGGGACAAAGCGTAACCAGCGAGAGCGATTTCAAAATCAATACCTCAAGAGGATCATGGGGTCTTCCGGGATGGGATACACGTTATCACGATGATAACCCTGTTGAATCAGAGCACTTTATGGTCTACAGTGATCAAGCCAGCCAGGAGATGCGCAGAACGATATCCGAGGAGGCTGAAACGGCTTTGGAAGATATCAAATCGATCATTGATTATCAGGAAGGGGACTTTGATTTCCAACCAGAATGGGCTTCTCTATGGGGAGCGAACAAGATTCATATCATGGCAGACTATAATCAGGCGTCATTTTCCGGTTTGGCCTACCGTGATGGCTGCATAATTCGGTCTAGAGATTCGCCTCGCTATGACGGAGACTTGGATCGTTGGTGGAAGGTTTTTCAACATGAAATCACTCATGTGACCGAGTTTTTAATGATTGGCGAGTACACAAACCGACAAGCCAATACCGTTTGGATGCGAGAGGGCTTCGCCAACTATGGCGCACGTAATCACCGTATTCAAACCTTACAACAATTGGATGACTGGCAAAGACTGATGGCCAACGTACCTGGAGGAGGAAATCCCATCCAGATTAAGGTTTGGGGAGACTTTCCGCAGGAGATTATAGATTCCTTTAGAACCGTGGAGTACTATGGCTTTTTCGAACTAGTGGTCCGTTACTTGTTGGAAGATGGTGAACTTGACAATGACATCCATGACATGAAAAACTACTATGATGACCTGGGTGCTGGAATGCCTCAGCCAGAAGCATTCTTAAAGCACTTTGGAGTGGATATGGATGATTTGGAAGCGAACTTCTGGACCATTATGCGAGACTTCGTTCAAAATTGA